The segment TTGGCCTTGATGCATGCATTTCAAGAAGTCCTGCATCAATATGTTTCTTCAAATCAATTCCGATTGATTTCATATTGCGAAGGATCTGTAAAGGCGACTCTTCAAAAGCAAAATACAAGCAACGCTCTTTTCTTCTGCAAGATTCATTTGCGAAAATAGATGCAATACTTGTTTTCCCTGTTCCTGCTGTTCCCGAAACAAGAATTGAACTGCCTCTGAAAAATCCTTTACCACCAAGCATTTCGTCCAATGACGGAATGCCTGTACTTACTCTTTCTTTAGAAACTTCGTATTGTAGTAACAATGATGTAATCGGTAGTACTGAAATACCATCCTCATCAATTAAAAACGGATATTCATTCGTGCCATGTAATGATCCACGATATTTTACAATTCTTAAAAGCCTGGTAGAAATCTGATTGATGACCCTGTTGTCAAGTAGAATCACACAATCTGAAACATATTCTTCCAGACCTTGTCTGGTTATGTTTCCATCTCCCTGCTCTCCGGTAATAATCGCTGTTACCCCTTTTTCTTTTAACCAATTAAATAATCTTCTCAATTCTGCCCGTAAAATTGCCTGGTCTTCTAATCCCGAAAATAAACTTTCAATCGTATCAAGTACAATTCTTTTCGCTCCAATGCTGTCGATTGAATGACCTAACCTGATGAATAAACCATCAAGATCATATTCTCCGGTCTCATCAATTTCACTTTTATCAATATGAATATAATCGATCTTCAACATCTTATCGCGGACAAGTTTGTCGAGATCAAATCCCAGTGACGCAACATTTGTAGTAATTTCTTCCGCCTTTTCCTCGAACGTTACGAATACTCCGGGTTCATTATATTTGATTGCTCCTCTTACCAGGAATTCAACTGACATAACGGTTTTTCCGCACCCTGCAGAAGCGCATACACGCGTTGGTCGACCCGCGGGCAAACCTCCACCGGTAATTTCATCCAGACCTTTTATTCCTGTCGGAGTTTTTAATAATGTTTTGCTTTTAAAATTCTTCAGTGCCATATTCGTGTGGTTAAATATGTGAGCTGAAAAAGTGTCTTCTCACATCGAATTCTTTATAAATTATAAGCTTAGAATTACATCCAACGATTTGAAAATAATATGCCAGCACCCCAAAAGTTATTTTTCCTAATCAATGAAATTGAAAAAATAAAGAACAATGCTAAAAATTACACAATTTTTATAAATTTTTTGTCCAGATAATTACACAATTTTTATTCTTGAATAATAAATTACACTAAATATAAAATTTCATTTCTATAAATTTCTACAAGTTTCTCAAATGTAATTCTGTTCGCCGCCCGGGAGATGGTGAAAATGCAATCACCAGACTTATTTTCGATCGTTAAAAATAAATTCAGACCGTACCGGCTTTCTCTCTTTTGGAAATTTATGTTTGATTCCCATTGAATTTAAATATTGAAGAAACCACTTGGCTGCACTTGACTTACCACTACTGCTTGTAAAAATAATTTTTTCAATCCCGGGATTTTCTTCCAGAATTTTAAAAACTTCCATGTACTCACGAACTTCAAGATGTTCGTCAAGCGAACTTTCTTTATACCGTGCAATCGTTTTTCCCATATCCGATATTGCCAGATGCAATTTTGTAAGAATATTTTTTCGTTCTATAACAGCCTGCTCACCTGAAAAATGAAGCAACGGGATTCCGGAAATTTCAGACATGATCCTCCAGAAGAAATTTGCAGGATTGGGATAATAGAAGTCATACTTCCTGTTTTTCAATGCACTTGGAAAAGTTCCAATCACGAGTGACTTACTATCCGGGGGCGCATACCAGTTCCAGGGATGTTTTTCGAGAATATATTCGGAATTCGAAAGTAATCCGGCCATTATTTCAATATGTTAAAATGCTGTTTTAAAATAATCATTCCCAAATTTCGCCTTTTCTATATGAATCAGTATGCTTTTTTTCCAAACTCAGGAATTAACGTTCAGTGGCACACTATTATAATATTGTCAGGTAGCTCTGGTCAATGCCGAACAGATCTCTAAATAAAAGACAATGGAAAATCAAGATTCAATGAATAAATCAGGGTCTACTCCACAGGGAGGAAATCAACAGGGTGGATCACAACAAGGAAGTAATCAGCAAAAAGGAAATCAGCAAGGAACAAATTCTTCTGATCAGCCTCAACGTGATGAAAATAATAAAAACAAAGAAGCAAATCCTTCTGAAAGAAATTTCACTGCTGAAACTGATGCAGACACTGATGCATCTGAAGAAACTACGGAAACCAATAAACCGAAAATGTCCGGTGATGTTAAAGGTGGCAACACTGATAAAACAGGTACTGACAGAAGTGCCGGAAACTCTACTCTCTAATCCTTTTGTAAATACAAAAGCAGGAAGTCATCTAAGGATGATTTCCTGCTTTTCATAATATTAGTATATGAAAAACCCAACAATATTATTTGACTCCCTCTTACTGTTCATTATGATTGCCTTGACAGGATGTTCTGTTGTAGGCGGTATTTTTAAAGCAGGAATGGGCTTTGGAATTATAATGGTCGTACTGGTTGTTGCTCTTATCATCTGGCTCATCAGCAGAGTAGGGAAAAAAAACTAGAACCATTTCTTTTTAAAGCTTGTCTGTTGATGCTTTATGTTCTTTAAACTGATGCCGGAATAAAGAAATGATTAACTTGCCCGGGTTAATTAATCATTACCAATCGACGATTTTCCCGATCAAACCATTTATATTCTGTGAAAAATACTACATCAGGTAAATATGTACTTTCCAAAAAGCTTGATGCATACTTCTACGGAGTAAATAAAGCATATAGGTTTACCCAGGATTTTTTTAAACAGGTTGTAAGAAGACCTTTCCATTTTACAGAGGTAATAAATCAATGTTTTGAGATCGGCTTGCGGGCATTACCACTTATTTCATTAACCGGATTTATCATCGGAATTGTTTTTACCAAACAATCGCGGCCATCTCTGGAAGATTTTGGCGCTACTTCCTGGTTGCCCTCACTCATTGGAATTGCAATCGTAAAAGCACTGGGCCCGTTAGTCACTGCTTTGATCTGTGCAGGAAAAGTAGGATCAGGAATTGGGGCTGAACTTGGTTCAATGAAAGTTACTGAACAGATCGATGCAATGGAAGTATCTGCGATCAACCCCTTCAAATACCTGGTCGTTACCCGTGTTCTCGCTACACTCATCACAATTCCAATTCTCTCATTCTATTGTAGTGTAGTTGCACTTCTCGGAGCATATATTAATGTGCATGCAGAAGAAATGACCAGCTTCCTAGCATTTTTCAAAAATGCATTTTCTACAATTCACTTCCTTGATCTTTTTACTGCAGTTGTTAAATCGATCATCTTTGGATTCACAATTGGTATCATCGGTTGTTATAAAGGATTTTATGCAACACAAGGTACAAGTGGTGTTGGTAAAGCGGCAAATGAAGCTGTTGTAATTTCAATGTTCATAATCTTCATCGAAGAAATTGTTATTGTTCAAATCGCTAACTGGATAAGATTCTTTTAATGATGGAAGCCCAACATAAAATAAATTATAACGAAAAGGTTATTTCCATAAAAGATCTTTACAAATCATTTGGAGATCTTCATGTATTGAAAGGTATATCCCTCGATTTACATAAAGGAGAAAATATAGCTGTACTCGGAAAATCAGGTACAGGTAAATCTGTTCTGATAAAAATTATTTCCGGCTTGCTTAAGCCGGATAAAGGAGAAGTAATTGTTTTAGGAAAAAATGTTGATCAGTTAACATTAAAAGAACTGAATGAACTCCGCTTACATATTGGGTTCTCTTTTCAGAACAGTGCGCTCTATGATAGTATGAATGTAAAACGAAATCTTGAATTTCCGCTGACAATGAATTTCCCGAAACTTACAAAGAAGGAAGTTGAAAAATCCGTTGATGAAGTTCTTGATGCTGTCGGACTCAAAAGCAAATTGAAAGAAATGCCTTCGAGTTTATCAGGTGGACAAAGAAAACGTATTGGAATTGCCCGTACATTAATTCTGAAACCACAGATCATGTTGTATGATGAACCAACTGCCGGACTGGATCCGATTACCAGTACAGAGATCAATAAACTGATCAACGAAGTACAAGAACAATATAATACCAGTTCAATAATTATCACGCATGACCTTACATGTGCGAAAGCAACAGGCGACAGGGTTGCAATGTTACTTGATGGACAATTTTCAAGAACCGGGACTTTCAAAGAAGTTTTTGAAAGTAGTGAAGAAGTAATAAAAGAATTTTACAATTATAATTTTATTCAATAAGTCATGAATGAATCTTCTGAAAAAAGAAAAGTAGCTGTTGGAATCTTCGTTTTGATTGGAATTGTTTTTCTGATCCTTGGAATTCTTGCGATCGGAAATATCAATGAAACATTCAAAAAGAAAATTTCTATTGTCGCAATGTTTGATGATGTAAGCGGACTGCAATCAGGGAATAATATCTGGTTTTCAGGTGTGAAGATCGGCATGGTCGATAATCTTGAATTTTATTCACAAAGCAAGGTTAAAGTGACCATGAAAGTAGAAGAGAAAGCTGTTCCTTATATTCGTAAAGATGCATTTGTAAAAGTTAGTACCGATGGATTGATAGGAAATAAGATCCTGATCATTTATGGTGGAAGTATGGAGAAACAGGTGATAGCAGAATTCGATACACTTGCAGTAGAAAAAAGTCTTTCTTCGGAAGATGTTATCAATACACTTCAACAGAATAATAAGAATTTTTTATCTATTACAAACGACATTAAACTTATCAGCAATAAAATGGCTGCCGGTGATGGGACTGTTGGAAAACTATTAAACGATAATGCACTATACGATCACTTGAATCAGGCGGCAGTATCATTACAGGCAACTTCCGGTCGCGCGCAACAACTTGTCAATTCACTTGCAACATTCAGCGAAACATTAAATACTCCCGGTAGTCTGATCAACCAATTGACAACTGATACAGCCGTTTTTAATTCAATTCGCAATTCTGCAACGAATCTGCAACGAATGAGTGATTCTGCAAGTACACTTGTTAGCAATCTCAATTCAGCACTTTCGAATTCAAAAACACCTGCAGGTGTACTACTGAATGACGAGGAATCAGGTAATCGCTTGAAAGAAACATTAAAAAATCTGGAGTCGGGTTCTAAAAAACTTGATGAGGATCTGGAAGCTTTACAACATAATATTCTTTTCCGAGGTTATTTTAAAGGTAAGAAACAGTAAGACTGCATCATAAACCTCGCCTTGCATTTCAAAAAGGTTTATAAGGTTAATTGTCAAAGGCACTACTGTCCGATAAAAATCAAACTTTGTAATTTATTTTATTATTATATTTTAAATCAACTGTTCGAAGAATAAATTTGTAGCAAGCCCCACATTTTGTTGACATACATCTTTGTGGATCAAAGATAAAGCAGTTCTTGTGCGTGGGAGTCCACGCGCTGCGCGAAATCATTTGAAAAGTTGAATCAGGGATCAAACCAATAATCGAAGATTTCAAATGATTTGTGCGCGTGGTGGCCTTTTTTTGTTTCTTTTTTTGGCCAAACAAAAAAAGAAAAATTGAAACGAGGCTTCAAGTTAAGTAAGCAGTTTCAATTGAAAATGTTTTATCGTGTGCTGACCTTTGACCCTCAACCCAAATTGATTAATGAATTACAACAACCTTTGCATTGTAAGTTGCCAATAAACTATTTCCTACAAAATAAATTCCCGGTACAAGATCTTTTAAATCGACTGTAGTGTTTTCCTGAGAATCGTTTTGGATCTCTATATTTTTTACAGTTTTACCTGAAATGTCTTTTATACTTAATACTGAATTGTTCTTCAAACCTTTCAGAACAATATGATCGTTTGCAGGATTAGGATAAATATTACCGGAAGAATAAATTTCTTCAACGCCAATATTCATATAAACATAAATCGCAGAACGGGATAAGCAACCATTCGAATCATGAATGATGACCTGATAATTTCCATTAAGTGTAGGCATTATTGATGGACCTGTTTCACCAACCATTGGTTGTTGATTAAAGAACCATTGATAATATTCTGCCGGACCTGCAGTAAGAATTCCTCCTGCTTCCGTGATCACCGGCTGATCCATAAATGTACTGATGATGCGGTTACTGGTAACAGTAGATGGAAGTGCACATAAATATGAACTGACAAGGACACATTCTACAACATCCCCATTCTGCAAACCGGAAATCAATGCCGAGTCTCCATTTGAATAATAACTGTTATTTACATACCATGTATAAACCGGTGCAGAACCTTCTACTGTTCCGTGAGCGACAAATTGTGCAATGTTCCCTTTGCAAAAATCACTCTCTGTACTGATCATAATTGCAGGGTAACCGGTTTCACAGATAGTATTGAATACTTCATTAGTTCTTATCGGTGGATTCTGATCAAAATAAATATGTGCTGAATTCAGTACGAGTGTTCCTGTAGGCAATCCCGGTTTTGTTCTTACTTTGAACTCTATATAACCATCACTGTTCTTTTCATTTTTCGATGTATCAGGAAGATTGATTTGTAAAAAATCCCAATGTAGAGTATTGAAACTTTCAATCCAGAAATTAAAACTATGACTTGAAGAAACAATTACTATTGATGATGCTTCAAATAATGTCGGATCTAAAATGTCAACTATATGAACATCAAAAGCTGTATCAGTACCAACATTCTGAAAATTGATTCGATAAGTCAGGCTGTCGTTATTCGAAACAAAATGTTCTGCACTCCACCCAACCGGGTCTACCTGAATAGTATTTTGAATTGAAACCGAAGAGCTGATATGGGGATCTGATACAATAACATCATCCAGATCCAACTGACCTTTAACAGTTGTACTCAGAATAAATAACAAAGCAATACAAGCCGAGAGTGCTTTCATGTTTCCGTGGTGAGGCTGATAAAGATAAAATTACATTTTAATTACGCCAAAATTAAGGTTCAAATATTATGTCAAACCGTCATTTTGTTTGGCAAGGGGAAAAAATGGTGTCAAAACCTACTAAATACCTCAAATTTCAATCAAAAATCAAACTCCTTTTCAATTTTTCCCGCAATAAGTGAGTTTCAATCTATTCAAAATACCCCCACATAGAACGCAAAACCTACTTATTTAAATTCATTATTATGTCTTTCAACCCGATTCAGACCCGGCTTTTTCTCATTCAGCGATTTTAATTAGAAGTCGAATTAAAACTAATTTACTATTACATTGTTATTTCACATAACAAACAAGCGCATACAAATCTTTATTATCCGGTTTTATTGAAGGCACCACGGGCGACTGTGGTGTCTTTTTTTGAAAACATTATTTAGATATACATTTAATTAGAACCGGCTTCAACTATCGGCAAATAAATATCAAAAGTTGCTCCTTCATTTAATTCACTTGTTGCAGTAATTATTCCATCATGATTCTGAACAATTTTTTTAACAATTGCCAGGCCAATTCCTGTTCCTGCATATACTTCTTTGCCATGAAGTTTTTGAAAAACCTCAAAAATCCTTTCACTAAAATATGGCTCAAAGCCAATTCCATTATCCTTGACAACAATATGGCAGTAATTCATTTCAGATGAAAATTTTTCGCCTTTCAGCTCGCTACCTCGCAGAACAGAACTGTAAATTAAAATGCGGGCCGGGACATTAGGAAGTGAAAATTTCAGTGCATTGCTTACAAGATTGTAAAGTAATTGCCGAAATTGAAATGCGATTATACTTACCGGACATAAATCTTTGACTTCAATGATAGCATGTTTTGATTCTATTGTATCCTTCAATTCAAATATGATATCGTCTATTATTGTATGAAGATCCGTCAATTCAAAATTGCGTTCAGTTGCATTTATTCTGGAGAATGCAAGCAAGTCTTCAATGAGTAACTGCATTCTGTTTGCAGCTAATTGGATTCTGTTAAAATTATGCTTTCCACTTTCTGATAATACTGAATACTCTTCTTCAATAATTATTGAAGTCAGCGTCTGGATCTTTCTTAGAGGCTCCTGGAGGTCATGGCTGGAAATATATGTGAAAGCCTCAAGTTCTTTATTCGCAACAATCAATTCAGCAGCCCGTTTCTCTTTCTCTTCATTTTGAAATGCCAATTCTTTATTTGCAATTCCAAGTTCAGATGCCCGTTTTTCTTTTTCCTTATTCTGGTAAGCAAGTTCTTTATTTGCAATACTTAATTCCGCTGCGCGTTTCTCTTTCTCATTATTCTGATATGCTAACTCAGTATTTGCAATACTTAATTCCGCGGCTCGCTTCTCTTTTTCTTCATTTTGAAATGCCAATTCGATGTTAGCTATTATTAACTCAGCCGCTCTCTTTTCTTTTTCTTCATTCTGAAATGCAAGTTCTTTATTCGCAATACCCAATTCAGCTGCACGTTTTTCTTTCTCTTTGTTCTGGAAAGCCAATTCCTTATTTGCAACACTTAGTTCTTTCGATTTTCTTGAATCCATTTGTACTTACATGTTAAACAGGTTAGCTGCTCTGACTATTCAGAACAAAATGCAATTTATCAGGCTGGGCAATGGTCCTTGCAACTTCGGTTCCTGATGATAGTTTAGCGTTTTCCATGTCTCTCCTGATAAAAGTAAGTGCCTGCAAAATAGCATTCATAAGCTGAGGGAACATTGCAGGTTTTCTCATGAAATACTGAGCTCCACTTTCATAAAGCATATCAACTCTTTCCTGATCAAATGATGTTGAGAAAACAATTACAGGTAAATTCTTCAGCAAAGGGTTTTTCTTAATTTCATTCAGGCATTCAAATCCGTTCTTTCTATGCATGTTAAGATCAAGAAATAAAACATCGGGTAGCTCCGAAGTCAACTTCTGCAAATAAAACATCAGCTTCTCTCCATCATTAACAACATTGAAAATTGTATTCAAAGACAGCTTTTCCAGTGCTTCCTTGAAAAATGAACAATCGTCTATATCATCATCTGCCAAAAGTATATTGAAAAGTTTCGTTTTCATGCGTTGAGAATATACTTTACGCTACTTGTAGTGAATATTTTCTCTGATGCTATAGGCAGGGCATTATTTATTATTTCTTTCAATTGACCAAAATCACCGGGCTTACGTATGTAAACGTGAACTCCTGCTTTAAACACTTTTTTTATTATTGCCTCATCCTTTGATGTTGAAAATATAACAACAGGTAAATCTTTAAATCTATCGTCCCTCTTTATTTCAGCTAAACATTCAAGGCCTGTTTTTCGCGGCATATTCAAATCGAGAAATAATACATCGGGAATTTTAATCTCTTTATTATTTAATTCGGACATTAATTGTTCGCCGTCATTTACAATTTTTAATTCTGTTGAAATAGATAATGCAGATAATGCTTTCCTGAAAAAAGAACAATCATCATTGTCATCATCTGCCAGCAATATCCTTAGAGGCTCCACTTTCATATTCTACAGTGTTGAATTTGCATATAATAACCAAAGCTACTCCTAATTATGACCTGCAATTCATATGCATTAAATAAAATCCGAAAACAGAGTATATATTTCCCCAAATAAATAGTGTGCCATACTGATTGGTTTAGATTATTTTCCCTGATTATCAATACTTCTTATTATTATAACCCGTTGTTCGAAATTCAAAACGCCCGCCCTTCGACTTCGCTCAGGGACCGTGGCTTTTGGGCAGATATGTGTGAATTTTTTGCGAAGAAAATTCCCTTAAAATTAAAGTTAAATTTTCTTCGCAAAAAATTCACACATTACCTCTTATAACACGGTCCCCGAGCGAAGTCGAGGGGCAATAATTTCAAACAACGGGTTATTATAATGATGGAATGCTTATGTGCAGAACGAAAACAACACATAGCATTCCATCTTTTTTTTACTTTACCGAAACATTATCACTCGCTTTCCAAACAATCTCCGCTGTTTCAACCAATTTTATAAATTCAGCACGATAGCCGTCTGTATCAATTCCTTTTGATTCTCTTGCTGCTGTTAAAATATTTTTAAAATTTGCTTTGCCTTTAAATTTCGAATCCCGTAAAATCATTCCAAACTCTGCAACTGATGATGCAAAACGGAAATCTTCACTGCTCTTTTGTTCAGTTTCGTCTTGTGCCAATAGAGGATGCACGATCAATTTGCTTTCACTGCCTTTTGGGTCTTTGTAACGAAACTTAATTGTCATCATTTCATTTAACGCAATTTGATCCTGTGATACTGTCTTCTGATATTTTAAAGTATCAATATTGTCAATCGACTCTTTACTTTTAGCAGGAATGATCTCATACAATGCAGTTACGGTTTTTCCTGAACCTAATTCACCCGCGTCTTTTTTATCGTCGTTAAAATCTTCGTCAGCCAGAAGTCTGTTTTCATATCCTACAAGTCTGTAAGCTTTCACATGAACAGGATTGAATTCAATCTGCAGCTTTACATCCTTTGCAATTGTGTTCAACGTTGCACCCATCTCTTTCACAAAAACTTTTTGTGCTTCCAGAATATTGTCAACATATGCAAAATTTCCATTGCCTTTATCTGCCAGACCTTCCATTTTAGAGTCTTTATAATTCCCCGTTCCGAAACCGAGAACAGTAAGAAATATGCCCATGTCTCTTTTCTTTTCAATCAGTGAAACAAGTTCTGCATCACTTGATACACCGACATTAAAATCTCCATCAGTCGCAAGTATGACGCGGTTATTTCCATCCTTCATGAAATTTTCTTTTGCGACATCATAAGCTAATTGAATTCCTTCACCGCCGGCTGTTGAACCTCCGGCTTGAAGAACATCTATCTTCTGCATAATCAATTCCTTTTCTTTTCCTGAAGTTGGCGAGAGAACTAAACCGGAACTTCCGGCATAAACTACAATAGAAACTTTGTCTTCAGGTCGAAGTTGCTGTACTAATAATCTGAATGAACGTTTTATCAATGGTAGTTTATTTTCATCCATCATAGATCCCGATACATCGATCAGAAAAACCAGATTATTTGGCGGAAGTTTTTCTGCTTCAATTGATCTGCCTTTCAATCCGATCTTTACAAGTTTGTGTTCAGGATTCCATGAACAATTTCCGATCTCTGTTGTAATGCTTATTGGTTCCTGATCTTTTGGCTGAGCATACTCATAGTTAAAATAGTTTATCATCTCTTCTATACGGACTGCATCTTTTGGTGGTAACATTCCTGCAGTAAGTATTCTTCTGATATTGCTATATGATGCTGCATCTACATCAATAGAAAACGTAGACAGGGGTCGTCGTTTAACATTGTTGAATTGGTTTTCCGTGATCAATGAATACTCTTCATTGTCCGAAACTTTTCTTTCCGGTATTTGTGTAACAGACCCTCTCACTTTAATACCATCAACATAGTATGCATTAGCATCACTTCTACTACCACGGATATTCATTGGCTCTGATTCGTTCACCTGATAAACTCCTGCTGCCTGGGAACTTATTGAATTAACATCTCGGGTTGGCGCCTGAATAATTTGTTCTTTCTCAATAAGTGGTACTTTATATTCCCGAATCACAATTTGATTTAGTTGTGTGCCAATAGTCATAACAATGTCAACTACCGCAACCGAATCAACAGCTATCAGAATGTTTTTCATCATTATGGGTTGAAAACCAACACAGGTTGCCTTTACATTATACAATCCACCTTGATCCGGTTTAATTGAAAAGTTTCCGTCAATATCTGTCGTAGTTCCAAACAAATTTGCAGTATCGCGATAAACAACAATGCTGGCAAATGGTATTCCTTCATCCGGATTTGAAGTATGAACCCGGCCTCTAATTTCGTAAGTCTGCGCTGTAGATACGGTGCAGACGATCATTATATAAATGATCATTTGTACTAAAGCTTTCATAAGATTTAATTTTTGAGAGTGATTTTAATCATGAGTCGCCCCCGCGACTTATTGCATAAATAATTTCGATCTTTTCATAGGCATTGGATTAAATTTTAAAATCTATCAATTTGAAAAAGGAAATTACTTAAGGAAAAATTGATATATGTCATGCGAAAGTTAGGAATGCCTTTTAGATGAAGTCTGATTTCAATTTTTCGTTTATCAGCTAACAACCAAACGTTCAATTTAGCCTTGGAAAATATGAGAGGAATAATTTAGCATAATTTTTTCTCCCGCAGATCCCGCAGATGAAGGCGCAGATAAATACGCAGATGTGTACCGTCAAATTAAAAATGTCGCTTTTCTAGTATTAACGCTGAATGAAAGCAACACAAATCAGCGATTTTATCTGCGCCTCATCTGCGGAATCTGCGGGAAAAAACACAGTACTTTTTTCCGTCAAAGATCTCTGCGGAAGTCTGCAGGAAATAAACTAAATCAATGCAACTTTTAAATTCAATATTTCGTTACTTTGAATTGCATACAGACTAAATTGCACCAATGAAAAGGTTCGCCATCTACTATTGCTTTACTTCTTTT is part of the Bacteroidota bacterium genome and harbors:
- a CDS encoding von Willebrand factor type A domain-containing protein, with product MKALVQMIIYIMIVCTVSTAQTYEIRGRVHTSNPDEGIPFASIVVYRDTANLFGTTTDIDGNFSIKPDQGGLYNVKATCVGFQPIMMKNILIAVDSVAVVDIVMTIGTQLNQIVIREYKVPLIEKEQIIQAPTRDVNSISSQAAGVYQVNESEPMNIRGSRSDANAYYVDGIKVRGSVTQIPERKVSDNEEYSLITENQFNNVKRRPLSTFSIDVDAASYSNIRRILTAGMLPPKDAVRIEEMINYFNYEYAQPKDQEPISITTEIGNCSWNPEHKLVKIGLKGRSIEAEKLPPNNLVFLIDVSGSMMDENKLPLIKRSFRLLVQQLRPEDKVSIVVYAGSSGLVLSPTSGKEKELIMQKIDVLQAGGSTAGGEGIQLAYDVAKENFMKDGNNRVILATDGDFNVGVSSDAELVSLIEKKRDMGIFLTVLGFGTGNYKDSKMEGLADKGNGNFAYVDNILEAQKVFVKEMGATLNTIAKDVKLQIEFNPVHVKAYRLVGYENRLLADEDFNDDKKDAGELGSGKTVTALYEIIPAKSKESIDNIDTLKYQKTVSQDQIALNEMMTIKFRYKDPKGSESKLIVHPLLAQDETEQKSSEDFRFASSVAEFGMILRDSKFKGKANFKNILTAARESKGIDTDGYRAEFIKLVETAEIVWKASDNVSVK